The Mycolicibacterium cosmeticum sequence ACGTCGACGCGCTCAAGGCCGTCAAGGTGGGCGACACCACCGTCGAGCAGCTGATCGCGGACCTGTCCGCCAAGATCGGCGAGAAGCTGGAACTGCGCCGGGTGGCCTACTTCGACGGCCAGGTGGAGACCTACCTGCACAAGCGTGCCGCGGACCTGCCGCCGGCCGTGGGTGTGCTGGTGGAGTACACGGGGTCGGACGAGGGCGCCGCGCACGCGGTGGCCCTGCAGATCGCCGCGCTGAAGGCCAAGTACCTCACCCGTGACGAGGTGCCCGCCGATGTCGTCGCCAACGAGCGTCGCATCGCCGAGGAGACCGCCAAGGAAGAGGGCAAGCCCGAAGCCGCGCTGGCCAAGATCGTCGAGGGCCGGCTCACCGGGTTCTACAAGGACGTGGTGCTGCTGGACCAGCCGTCGGTGTCGGACAACAAGAAGTCCGTCAAGGCGCTGCTGGACGAGGCCGGGGTGACCGTGACCCGGTTCGTCCGGTTCGAGGTCGGTCAGGCCTGAGCAAGACCGCACAAGAACCCCGCGTCGCTCGGCGACGCGGGGTTCTTTGCTCTGGGTGACCGCCCAAAACTTTGGTACGTGCTGGTACCGTCGGGCGTATGACACGTGTGCATGCCTTCGGCGACGACGCCCTCGGTGACCTCGACGCGGTGGCGCTGGCTGCTGCCCTGCGCGCCGGCGACGTCTCGCAGGCCGAACTGGTCGACGCCGCCATCGCCCGCGCGCAAGCCGTCAACCCCGCCCTCAACGGGCTGGCTCACGAAGGCTTCGAGCGGGCCCGCGCCGCTGCGCCCCGCGCCGGCTTCTTCGCCGGCATCCCGACGTTCGTGAAGGACAACGTCGACGTCGCGGGAATGCCCACGATGGACGGCACCGACGCCTGGGCGCCGCGCCCGGCCGCCGCCGACGGCGACTTCGCCCGCGCCTACCTCGGCACCGGCCTGGTCGCACTGGGCAAGACCCGGCTGTCGGAGTTCGGGTTCAGCGCCTCGGCCGAGCATCCCCGGCTGGGGCCCGTCCGCAATCCGTGGCACACCGACCACACGGCCGGGGCGTCGTCGTCCGGATCGGGTGCCTTCGTCGCCGCCGGGGTGGTGCCCATCGCGCATGCCAATGACGGCGGCGGGTCCATCCGCATCCCGGCCGCGTGCAACGGGTTGGTTGGGCTCAAACCCTCCCGTGGCCGGTTGCCGCTGGACAAACAGATGCGTCAGATGCCGCTGCGCATCGTCGCCAACGGGGTGCTCACCCGATCGGTGCGCGACACCGCGGCGTTCTACCGCGAGGCCGAACGCCTGCGGCGCAATCCGAAGTTGCCCCCCATTGGCGATGTCACCGGACCGGGTGGCACCCGGCTGCGCATCGCGGTGTGCACGGAATCGATTGCCCGCCAAGCCAGCCCGGAAGTCCGGGACCTGACGATGAAGACCGCGGTGCAACTGGAGGGTCTCGGGCACCGGGTCACCGAGATCGCCAACCCGGTGCCGGCCTCGTTCATGGACGACTTCCTGCTGTACTGGTCGCTGCTGGCCTTCGCCCTGGTGCGCGGCGGGCCGCGCACGTTCGGCCCGACCTTCGACAAGACCAAGCTGGACAACCTCACCGTCGGCCTGGAAGAACTGGCCGGGCGCAACCTGCACCGGATGCCGCTCGTGATCGCCAGGCTGGCCCGAACCCGCCGGATCGTCGCGCGGCTGTCCGCCTCCTACGACGTGCTGCTCACCCCGACGCTGGCCGAGGTGACACCTCCGATCGGGCACCTCGACCCGACCGCGCCCTACCAACAGATCATCGACCGGCTGGTGGACTGGGTGGCCTTCACGCCGCTGCAGAACGCCACCGGCGATCCGGCGATCTCGCTGCCGCTGGGCCGTTCCGCGCAGGGGCTGCCGGTCGGGATGATGTTCAGCGCGCCGCAGGGTCAGGAGCGATTACTGCTCGAATTGGCCTACGAAATCGAAGAAGCGCAGCCGTTTCCGCGGATCCAGGACTGAAGTGGCAACGAAATCCGTTGTCTTGCGACATATCGTTGTAATCGCAACCACCACCCGTTAACGCGCCCGATACCACAGACTCGATCGGGCGAAACACCGCGGTTCGACTATTCCCCTCGTGGAGTCCGCTGCACCACCCACGATCACCCGTCCACCGGAGATCGCCGCCGCACCCGGTAACACCTTCTGGTGCCTGATCCGTTTCGCCCTGGCCAATATCAAACGCCGGCCCGAGCGGTTCGTGCTGTCGGTCCTGGGCATCGCGCTGGCCATCGCCTGCGTCACCGTCGTGCGCACCATCGCCGCGAGTTTTGCCATCACCGGCGAGGATTCGGTCACCGACGTGATCGGCGATGCACAGTTGTGGGTGGTACCCGCCGCCGGCGTGCACTACGACAACGAGGCCCAGGCACTGGTGGCCACCGGCCCCGCCCCGGCCATCACCACCGTGCCGGACGGCTGGTCCGCGGTCCGGACGCTGTCGGGCACCACCACCGTCAACGGCAGCACGGTCTCGGTCCGCGGCGTTGACACCGTGCCCGCGGGTCATGCCGCCGTCGGCGAACAACTCGCGGCCCGGCTGGGCGTACGCCCGGGCGACCACGTGACGATCGGCGGCCAGAACCTGACGGTGGACGTCGCCGGATCTGGCCAATCCGCTTCCATACCAACGGAACTGGCGCACAGCGTGGTGGGCGACAACGGATGGTGGACCATCACCGCTCCGGCCGGTCAGGAGAAGCGTCGGGACCTGGCCCAGGTGTTCGGCGCGGCGACCGGACTGCCCGCCACCACCGATCCGTCGGTGCAACCCGAGGCCGGCGGACAAGGCCTGATCTACGACACCGTCGGCGGCGTCGGCCCACTGAGCTTCCAGCAGAACTACTCGGCGTTGTTCTCCGGCAAGGTGACCGGTTCCACCCTCGGTCTCATCTCGACGATCGGCCTGATCCTCGGATTCGTCATCGCGGTGTCCTCCTTCCTGGCCGCCGTATCGGAACGCAAACGCGAATTCGGGATCATGTCGAGCATCGGCCTCGCCGACGAGGTGCTGTACTTCTTCCTGGTCGAGTCGGCCATCGTCTTCGTGGTCGCCTACGCCGTCGGTGTCCTGGGCGCGGGAGCCGCTGTGGCCCTGGTGATTCCGGGCATCGCGACGGTGACCGCCTGGGCGCAGGCCGCCGGCATGGTCGCCGCGTTCATCCCCGCCATGGCGATCGTCGGCGCCCTGATCCCCGTGCACCGGCTGCTGCAACAGCGGCCGGTCGAGCTGTTGGGTGGCCGATGAGCGCCTGCGCGAAGAGGAAAGGGAACGGCTAGCCATGCGTTACGGACTGTCCTACGGCTGGCTGGCGGCGCGCCGCCGCCTCTCGGAGATGATCCTGCCCGCCATCACGACGGCCACCGGCGCCTTCCTGGTGGTCCTCGTGTTCGGGATGTCGGAGGGTATCCGCGCCCAGTCCGCGTCGTTGGGTCACGCCGACGAGATCAGGGCCGCGGTGGTGCTCATCGCCGTCACGGTGCTGCTGGTCGGCGTGGTCGAGGTGGCGGTCGCCACCACCAGAACGGTGGCACAGCGGACCAGGGAACTCGGTGTGCTGGGCGCCAACGGCATTGCCCGCACCCCGGTGGTGGTCGCCTTGCTCGTCGAACCCGTCATCGCCGCCGTGCTGGGTGCGGCCGGCGGGGCGCTGCTGGCCGTCATCACCGGACTGGTGCTCGGCGCCCTCGGATTCGTGCCCACCGGCGTCGCGGTCGGCGGTCTGGTGGCAGGAACCGTCATCGCCGTCGTCGTCAGCATCGTCGCGGCGTTGGCCACCAGTGTCGTGCCGACCTGGAACGCCGCATCCCGCCCGCCCATCCGATCACTGAGTTCGGGATAGGAACACATGACCGCCATCAACGAATCGGCGACCGCGTCCCGCGAATCCGACACCGCCGCAGGTGAATCGGGCAGCGTCGCACCCGTCATCGAGATCTCCGACGTGTGGAAGTTGCACAAACTCGGCGACGAGGTCGTCAAAGCCCTCAAGGCCGTGGAACTGCGGGTCATGCCGGGGGAATTCGTGTGCCTGATGGGCCCGAGCGGCAGCGGCAAGTCGACACTGCTGAACATCATCGGCGGGCTGGACCGTCCGACGAAGGGCATCGTCCGCGTCGCGGGGCAGGACACCTCGACCATCTCGGAGAGCCAGTTCGCCGCGCTGCGGCACGACACCATCGGCTTCATCTTCCAGAGCTACAACCTGATCCCGTTCCTGTCCGCCGTCGAAAACGTCGAATTGCCACTGATGTTCGAGCCTTATGACCGCAAGGCGTTGCGCAAGCGGGCCATCGAACTGCTCGAGCTGGTCGGCCTGGGGCACCGGGTGCACCACCAGCCCACCAAGATGTCGGGCGGTGAGCAGCAGCGCACCGCGATCGCGCGGTCCCTGATCAGCAATCCGACACTGGTGCTGGCCGACGAGCCGACCGCCAATCTTGATCACCGCACGGGGGAGACGGTGGTGCGCATGCTGCGCGACCTGTGTTCGACGCTGGGCGTCACGGTCGTCGCGAGCACCCACGACCCCACGGTGGCCGACGAAGCGAGCCGTGTTGTCCGGATGCGAGACGGACAGATCACCAACTGATCCAACGGTAATGGAGGCGTCATGACGCAAGAACTGACGCATTCGGCGACCGCCGAACGCGACAAACTGATGGCCACCGAGCTGGTGCCCGAACAGATTCTGCCCAAGGTGATGAGCACGTTCGGGCTGACCGCCGCCTACGTGTTCATCATCTGCTGGATCACCGGCTCGTCGGTGATGGCCACCGGCGGCTGGACGGCCATCCCGATGTGGATCCTGGGCATCCTCACCTTCCTGGTGCCGGCCGGTATGGCCGTCGTCGAACTGGGCAACCTGTGGCCCGGTCAAGGCGGGGTGTACATCTGGGCCACCAGAACCATGGGGGAGACCTGGGGTTTCATCGGCGGCTACCTGTCCTGGGTGCCGGTGATCCTCAACGCCGCGTCCTCACCGGCGGTGGTGCTGTCCTTCCTGCTGCTGGCCTTCCACGCCGAATTGGGGGTGATGGCCAGCGTCATCCTGCAGCTGGTGATCATGTGGGTGGTGGTCGGGTTGGCGCTGGCCAAACTCGCGGCCAACCAGCGGATCATGAACGTCGTCTTCGTGGTGTTCGGCGCGTTGGCGCTGACCATCTTCATCTGCGGTCTGCTCTTCGCGGTGAAGCACGGCTCGGCGACACCGTTCAGCTGGCACGACGCCGTGATCCCGAACTTCGCGGTGTCGGGCTTCCTGTACGGCACCGTGCTGCTGTACCTGCTCGGTGTGGAGACCCCGTACAACATGGGTGCGGAGTTCCTGTCGGTGCGCAAGAGCGGACCGCGGATGATCCTGTGGGGTTCGACGGCTCTGGTTGCGATCTACCTGCTGACGACACTCGGCACCATGATGGCACTGCCCACCGACCAGATCGACGCCGTCACAGGCGTGATCGGCATGCTGGGTGTGTCGGGATTCCCCGGGCTGATGGAGATCTGCGCTGTCGTGCTGGCGTTGATCATCGTGGTGGCGCTGATGACCTACCAGGTGGCCTACTCCCGGCTGATCTTCGTCTCCGGTCTGGAGCGCCACCTGCCGCGGATCTTCACCCATTTGAACCCGCGGACCCGTAACCCGGTGTCGGCCATCCTGATCCAGGGCGTGCTGTCCTCGTTGCTCATCGTCGGGTTGTACTCGCAGAGCAGCCTGGTCAATACGACGATCTTCCTGCAGGGCGGCTTGTCGACGGTGTGGCTGCTGTCCGGGTTCTTCTTCCTGATCCCGGTCGTCATCGCCCGCAAGAAGTACGCCGATCGCTACGCCAACGAGACGTTCTGGCGTATCCCGGGCGGCATGGTCGGGGTCTGGATCACCGTCGTCGTCGGCACGCTGGGCACCATCGCCGGCGTCTACTACTCCTTCGCCAAGTCCTGGCTCAGCAGCGCCGGTGTCGGGGACGGCGAATGGATGGCCTGGGTCGGCAGCATCAGCGTCGGCATGTTCGCGCTCGGCCTGATCGTCTACATCTTCGGCCGCCGCTCGGCGCACAAGGTGTCTCAAGACGACGCGCTGGCCCATCTCGCGGTGTTCGATCTCACCAAGGAAGCAGAGGAAACAGCCAAGTGACCATGGAGGACACCGTGCCCGGCACGGGCACCGCCGCACCCGCCACCCGCTACCCGCTGGACCCGCTCAGCGGCGCCGAGATCGAGGCCGCGGCCGCGATCATCACCGCATCCGAATATGCCAGCCCCACCCTGAAATTCGTGATGATCCAGCTGGCCGAACCGGAGAAGACGCCGGATCTGACCTTCCGCACCGACGTGCCGCGGCGAGCGTTCGCCAGCATGTACGACGCGGCGGCGAAGATGATCTACGAGGCCGTCGTGGACCTGGGTGCGCGGGTCGTCGACTCGTGGACCGCGGTGCCCGGACGCTTCCCGTCCTACCTCGTCGAGCACATGACGGGCGTGGAGGAGAAGGTCCGCGAGGACCCGCGCTGGCAGGAGGCGATGCGCAAACGCGGGGTCACCGACTTCAGCCTGGCGATGATCGATCCTTGGCCGGCAGGCTATTACGGCGCGGGCGACCACTACGACAACTCCCCGCTGATCTGCCGTCCGCTGACCTTCATGCGGGCCGCGCCGTCCGAGCACGGCTACGCCCGCCCGGTCGAGGGACTGATCGTCACCTTCGATCTGGACGCGATGGAAGTCATCGACATCGAGGACCACGGCGTGGTCCCGCTGCCGCCGACCGCGGGCAACTACTCCGAACAGTTCATGTTTTCGCCCGACAACCGGCCGGCGTTCACCCAGTTCCGCGACGACGTGAAGCCCATCGAGATCACCCAGCCCGACGGTCCCAGCTTCACCGTGGACGGCTGGAAGGTGCAGTGGCAGAAGTGGTCCCTGCGCATCGGCTTCAACCCGCGGGAGGGCATCACGATCCACGAGGTGACCTATACCGACCGGGGCCAGACGCGGCCGATCCTGTATCGCGGGTCGCTGTCGGAGATGGTGGTGCCCTACGGTGACACCTCGCCGACGCACTGGAACAAGAACGTGTTCGACATGGGCGAGGTCGGCATGGGGTTCTCGGCCAACCCCTTGACGCTGGGCTGCGACTGTCTGGGCGAGATCCACTACTTCGACGGGACGGTCAACGACTCCGACGGCAACGCGGTGACCATCCCGAACGCGATCTGTATGCACGAGGAGGATTTCGGGATCTCCTGGAAGCACACCGACTTCCGCACCGGGGAGGTCGAGGTGCGCCGGTCACGCCGGCTGGTGGTCTCGATGATCTGCACCGTCGGCAACTACGAGTACGGCTTCTTCTGGTACTTCTACAACGACGCCTCCATCGAGGTCGAGGTGAAGTTGTCCGGCGTGCTGACCACCGGTGCCGTCGCCGACGGCGAGACCCCGCGCTGGGGCAAGATGGTGGCGCCCGGCATCTATGGCCCGAATCACCAGCATTTCTTCAACTTCCGGCTGGACATGAGCATCGACGGAGCCGGAAACAGTGTGTACGAGGTGGATTCGGTACCGGAGCCGGACCCGGCGCTCAACCCGCACCGCAACGCCTGGATCACCCAGGACACCTTGGTCGCGTCGGAGGCCGAAGGCGCGCGGGACTGGAACTGGGAGACCGGGCGGTATTGGAAGGTGACCAATCCGTCCAAGGTCAACGAACTCGGCGCACCCGTCGCCTACAAGCTGGTGCCCAAGGAGATCGTGCCGGTGATGGTGCAGGAGGGCTCCTATATCTACGACCGGGCCCGGTTCGTGCAGCACAACCTGTGGGTGACCCGCTACGACCCCTCCGAGATGTACGCCGCGGGCGACTACATGTACCAGTCGGCCGACATGCAGGGGCTGCCCGAATTCGTCGCCGACGATGCGCCGTTGGAGGACACCGATGTGGTGCTCTGGTACACCCTGGGCGCCCATCACGTGGTGCGGCCCGAGGACTGGCCGGTGATGCCGTGTGCCTACACGGGTTTCCACCTCAAGCCGCTCGGCTTCTTCGACGGGAACCCGGCGCTGGATCTGCCGCCGTCACCGCCGAAAGCGTGCCACCACCACTAGTTCCGCGGGTAGCGTTACCGCTCGTGTTCAGCATGAAGATCGACGCCGTGTTCGTGATCAAGCGGCGCGGTGTCGTGGTGACCGGGCGGGTGGATGCCGGTGAGGTCCGCGTCGGGGACACCCTGTGGGTCGCCGACCGGACCTTCCGCGTCGACGGGATCGAGGCGTTCCGTAAGTCGCTGGACAGCGCGTCGGCGGGCGACACCGTCGGCCTGCTGTTCCGGACCGCGGAGAAGGCGGACTTCAGCAAGGGTTCGGTGTTGCGGGACAGCCCCGGTGACGGCACGCAGGCACCGGCCACGTTCGTCCTCTGACCGCAGGTACCCGCGGCTATGCGTGGCTATTCGGTGACGGTGGCCAGCATGCGTTTCAGCTCCGAACGCTGACGTTCCCCGAGGTGCCCGAGCACCTTGAGCTCGGCCGCCCGCACGCCGGCGTCGGTGCGCTTGAGCAACGTCACCCCGTCACGGGTGAGTTCGGCGGGCAGCGCCCGGCCGGAGGGCACGGTGGCCGGCCGGGATACCAGGCCGATCTCCTGCAGGCCCCGCACCACCATGTTCATCGCCTGCGGCGAGACGTTGGCCTCGCGCGCCAGTTCGGCGTTGGAGCGGCCCGGCTGGAACGACAGCAACCGCAGGCAAAGGTATTGCGCGAAGGTCAGATTCAGCGGATCCAGCACGGTGGTGATCACCTCGGCGCGCAGCGCGGTGGCCGCCCGGTGCAGCAGGTATCCGAGGGGCAGGTCATCGACGGTGTCGGCCACATCAAGAATATTGACACATATCAAGCACGTTGATATACCGGAGTCATGACCACACCGCAGGAGATGTTCGAGTCGGCGTACCGAGGAGAGGCCCCCAACCTCGAAGGCGTCAAGCCGCCGTGGAGTATCGGAGAACCGCAGCCCGAGATCGCCGCCCTCATCGACGCCGGACGGGTGCACGGCGAGGTACTGGACGCCGGCTGCGGGGAAGCGGCCACCGCCCTCGAGCTGGCCGCACGGGGGTTCACCACCGTCGGTCTGGACTCGTCGCCCACCGCCATCGAGTTGGCCCGCGCCGAGGCCGGCCGGCGCGGCCTGACCAACGCCAGCTTCGCCGTCGCCGATATCAGCACCTTCACCGGGTACGACGGCCGGTTCGGCACCATCATCGATTCGACGCTGTTCCATTCGATGCCGGTAGGGCTGCGGGAGGGATATCAGCAGTCCATCGTGCGGGCGGCCGCGCCCGGCGCGTCGTACTTCGTCCTGGTCTTCGACGCCACGGGAATGCCCACCGATGGCCCCGTCAACCCGGTCACCGCCGACGAACTGCGGGACGTGGTCGGCAGGTATTGGCAGATCGACGAGATCCGGCCGGCCCGCATCCACGCCCAGGTGCCCCCAGAGATGACCGACTTCGGTGCCTTCGCCGGCGCCGACGTCCGGGATGAGGCCAACGGCCGCAAATCGGTCGGCGCCTGGCTGCTGACCGCGCACCTCGCCTGACCGAAATCCCTGGAAACGCCCCGGCCACCCCGACGTGGCCGGGGCGTCGTCATGAGGCAGGATTGGATATCGCAAGCGTGTCGGAAAGTGCCGCAACGAAGGAGTCTCATGGCGGAAGCTCAGATCCGGCCGGCGTACTCGCGCGTGCTGCTCAAACTCGGCGGCGAGATGTTCGGTGGTGGAGAGGTCGGCCTGGACCCCGATGTGGTCGCGCTGGTGGCCCGGCAGATCGCCGAGGTGGTGCGCAGCGGCGTCCAGGTCGCGGTGGTCATCGGCGGCGGCAACTTCTTCCGCGGCGCCCAGCTGCAGCAGCGGGGGATGGAACGCACCCGTAGCGACTACATGGGCATGCTCGGCACCGTGATGAACAGCCTGGCGCTGCAGGATTTCCTGCAGAAGGAGGGCATCGACACCCGGGTGCAGACCGCCATCACGATGGGACAGGTCGCCGAGCCCTACATCCCGCTGCGCGCCCGCCGGCATCTGGAGAAGGGCCGCGTGGTCATCTTCGGCGCCGGTATGGGACTGCCGTACTTCTCCACCGACACCACCGCGGCCCAGCGCGCCCTGGAGATC is a genomic window containing:
- a CDS encoding MarR family winged helix-turn-helix transcriptional regulator yields the protein MADTVDDLPLGYLLHRAATALRAEVITTVLDPLNLTFAQYLCLRLLSFQPGRSNAELAREANVSPQAMNMVVRGLQEIGLVSRPATVPSGRALPAELTRDGVTLLKRTDAGVRAAELKVLGHLGERQRSELKRMLATVTE
- a CDS encoding ABC transporter ATP-binding protein; translation: MTAINESATASRESDTAAGESGSVAPVIEISDVWKLHKLGDEVVKALKAVELRVMPGEFVCLMGPSGSGKSTLLNIIGGLDRPTKGIVRVAGQDTSTISESQFAALRHDTIGFIFQSYNLIPFLSAVENVELPLMFEPYDRKALRKRAIELLELVGLGHRVHHQPTKMSGGEQQRTAIARSLISNPTLVLADEPTANLDHRTGETVVRMLRDLCSTLGVTVVASTHDPTVADEASRVVRMRDGQITN
- a CDS encoding ABC transporter permease yields the protein MPLVESAAPPTITRPPEIAAAPGNTFWCLIRFALANIKRRPERFVLSVLGIALAIACVTVVRTIAASFAITGEDSVTDVIGDAQLWVVPAAGVHYDNEAQALVATGPAPAITTVPDGWSAVRTLSGTTTVNGSTVSVRGVDTVPAGHAAVGEQLAARLGVRPGDHVTIGGQNLTVDVAGSGQSASIPTELAHSVVGDNGWWTITAPAGQEKRRDLAQVFGAATGLPATTDPSVQPEAGGQGLIYDTVGGVGPLSFQQNYSALFSGKVTGSTLGLISTIGLILGFVIAVSSFLAAVSERKREFGIMSSIGLADEVLYFFLVESAIVFVVAYAVGVLGAGAAVALVIPGIATVTAWAQAAGMVAAFIPAMAIVGALIPVHRLLQQRPVELLGGR
- a CDS encoding APC family permease; amino-acid sequence: MTQELTHSATAERDKLMATELVPEQILPKVMSTFGLTAAYVFIICWITGSSVMATGGWTAIPMWILGILTFLVPAGMAVVELGNLWPGQGGVYIWATRTMGETWGFIGGYLSWVPVILNAASSPAVVLSFLLLAFHAELGVMASVILQLVIMWVVVGLALAKLAANQRIMNVVFVVFGALALTIFICGLLFAVKHGSATPFSWHDAVIPNFAVSGFLYGTVLLYLLGVETPYNMGAEFLSVRKSGPRMILWGSTALVAIYLLTTLGTMMALPTDQIDAVTGVIGMLGVSGFPGLMEICAVVLALIIVVALMTYQVAYSRLIFVSGLERHLPRIFTHLNPRTRNPVSAILIQGVLSSLLIVGLYSQSSLVNTTIFLQGGLSTVWLLSGFFFLIPVVIARKKYADRYANETFWRIPGGMVGVWITVVVGTLGTIAGVYYSFAKSWLSSAGVGDGEWMAWVGSISVGMFALGLIVYIFGRRSAHKVSQDDALAHLAVFDLTKEAEETAK
- a CDS encoding FtsX-like permease family protein, whose amino-acid sequence is MRYGLSYGWLAARRRLSEMILPAITTATGAFLVVLVFGMSEGIRAQSASLGHADEIRAAVVLIAVTVLLVGVVEVAVATTRTVAQRTRELGVLGANGIARTPVVVALLVEPVIAAVLGAAGGALLAVITGLVLGALGFVPTGVAVGGLVAGTVIAVVVSIVAALATSVVPTWNAASRPPIRSLSSG
- the pyrH gene encoding UMP kinase, giving the protein MAEAQIRPAYSRVLLKLGGEMFGGGEVGLDPDVVALVARQIAEVVRSGVQVAVVIGGGNFFRGAQLQQRGMERTRSDYMGMLGTVMNSLALQDFLQKEGIDTRVQTAITMGQVAEPYIPLRARRHLEKGRVVIFGAGMGLPYFSTDTTAAQRALEIGAEVVLMAKAVDGVFTADPREVPDAELLTEITHREVIDRGLKVADATAFSLCMDNGMPMLVFNLLTHGNIARAVAGEKIGTLVTS
- the tsf gene encoding translation elongation factor Ts, with product MANYTAADVKRLRELTGAGMLDCKNALTETDGDFDKAVEVLRIKGAKDVGKRAERATAEGLVAAKAGALIELNSETDFVAKNDEFRAVADQIVTAAAESKATDVDALKAVKVGDTTVEQLIADLSAKIGEKLELRRVAYFDGQVETYLHKRAADLPPAVGVLVEYTGSDEGAAHAVALQIAALKAKYLTRDEVPADVVANERRIAEETAKEEGKPEAALAKIVEGRLTGFYKDVVLLDQPSVSDNKKSVKALLDEAGVTVTRFVRFEVGQA
- a CDS encoding class I SAM-dependent methyltransferase: MTTPQEMFESAYRGEAPNLEGVKPPWSIGEPQPEIAALIDAGRVHGEVLDAGCGEAATALELAARGFTTVGLDSSPTAIELARAEAGRRGLTNASFAVADISTFTGYDGRFGTIIDSTLFHSMPVGLREGYQQSIVRAAAPGASYFVLVFDATGMPTDGPVNPVTADELRDVVGRYWQIDEIRPARIHAQVPPEMTDFGAFAGADVRDEANGRKSVGAWLLTAHLA
- a CDS encoding amidase, encoding MTRVHAFGDDALGDLDAVALAAALRAGDVSQAELVDAAIARAQAVNPALNGLAHEGFERARAAAPRAGFFAGIPTFVKDNVDVAGMPTMDGTDAWAPRPAAADGDFARAYLGTGLVALGKTRLSEFGFSASAEHPRLGPVRNPWHTDHTAGASSSGSGAFVAAGVVPIAHANDGGGSIRIPAACNGLVGLKPSRGRLPLDKQMRQMPLRIVANGVLTRSVRDTAAFYREAERLRRNPKLPPIGDVTGPGGTRLRIAVCTESIARQASPEVRDLTMKTAVQLEGLGHRVTEIANPVPASFMDDFLLYWSLLAFALVRGGPRTFGPTFDKTKLDNLTVGLEELAGRNLHRMPLVIARLARTRRIVARLSASYDVLLTPTLAEVTPPIGHLDPTAPYQQIIDRLVDWVAFTPLQNATGDPAISLPLGRSAQGLPVGMMFSAPQGQERLLLELAYEIEEAQPFPRIQD
- a CDS encoding primary-amine oxidase — translated: MTMEDTVPGTGTAAPATRYPLDPLSGAEIEAAAAIITASEYASPTLKFVMIQLAEPEKTPDLTFRTDVPRRAFASMYDAAAKMIYEAVVDLGARVVDSWTAVPGRFPSYLVEHMTGVEEKVREDPRWQEAMRKRGVTDFSLAMIDPWPAGYYGAGDHYDNSPLICRPLTFMRAAPSEHGYARPVEGLIVTFDLDAMEVIDIEDHGVVPLPPTAGNYSEQFMFSPDNRPAFTQFRDDVKPIEITQPDGPSFTVDGWKVQWQKWSLRIGFNPREGITIHEVTYTDRGQTRPILYRGSLSEMVVPYGDTSPTHWNKNVFDMGEVGMGFSANPLTLGCDCLGEIHYFDGTVNDSDGNAVTIPNAICMHEEDFGISWKHTDFRTGEVEVRRSRRLVVSMICTVGNYEYGFFWYFYNDASIEVEVKLSGVLTTGAVADGETPRWGKMVAPGIYGPNHQHFFNFRLDMSIDGAGNSVYEVDSVPEPDPALNPHRNAWITQDTLVASEAEGARDWNWETGRYWKVTNPSKVNELGAPVAYKLVPKEIVPVMVQEGSYIYDRARFVQHNLWVTRYDPSEMYAAGDYMYQSADMQGLPEFVADDAPLEDTDVVLWYTLGAHHVVRPEDWPVMPCAYTGFHLKPLGFFDGNPALDLPPSPPKACHHH
- a CDS encoding EF-Tu/IF-2/RF-3 family GTPase — encoded protein: MKIDAVFVIKRRGVVVTGRVDAGEVRVGDTLWVADRTFRVDGIEAFRKSLDSASAGDTVGLLFRTAEKADFSKGSVLRDSPGDGTQAPATFVL